CGGCAAACCAAATGAACCGGCCCGGGTCGTTCATGTCGCAGAGGAGATTGCCAGGATCAAGGAGGTGTCCCTGCAGGAGGTCGCGCGATGTACAAGTGCCAATGCCAGGGACCTTTTCAGACTACCTGTACCCTAAGCCCTTGTTGCATCCTGATTACCCGGAAGACAGAGTCTTTTAGCCGGGCTGGGTCTGGATTTCATAGTCCGGCCCAGTGAGTCTGAAGAGACAGTCCCCAAGCCCTGGAGAATCTCCAAAAGTTAAAAAATAGCGGAAATTATGATCCTGCAAAACCTGGAAGCTCTGAAGTCACGGATGGCCAAGGCCGCTCAGAGGAGCGGCAGGCGTCCGGAAGATGTGCATCTGCTCGCTGTCACCAAGACAGTGCCTGTTGAGAGAATACGAGAGGCTATATCCTCAGGCCAAAGGCTCTTCGGGGAGAACTATGTGCAGGAGGCGGCAAAAAAGCGCGAGTCCCTGGGAAATCTTTTTTATGAGACCGAATGGCACTTCATAGGGCACTTGCAGAGAAATAAGGTAAGGCTTGCAGTGCAGTTGTTTGATTGCATTGAGACCGTGGATAGTCTGAAACTGGCCCGCGCCCTTGATCACCATGCAAAGGCGGCCGGAAAGAGATTGTCTGTGTATATTCAGGTAAACGTGGCAGGAGATCCCAGGAAATCAGGCCTTTCCCCGGAAGAGCTTCCGGTTTTTCTCGCAGAGGCCTCAGAGCTGTCCGGTATTGATATTTGCGGTCTGATGACCATGCCTCCATGGGATCCGGCACCGGAGTCGTCAAGGCCGTGGTTCAGGGTCCTCCGCGACTTGAGGGATAAGACGAATGCCGGTTTGGGATATAGTACGGGGCTCAGGGAACTGTCTATGGGAATGTCTCAGGATTTTGAAGTAGCTATAGAAGAGGGTGCCACTGTAGTGCGTATCGGGACCGCACTGTTCGGCCGGAGAGAATGCTCAATAGGTAAAAGAGATGTTTGAGGTGTCTATCAGGACACATTTTTCAGCCGCCCACTACCTCCGGAACTATCCCGGGAACTGTGAACACCTTCACGGCCACAACTGGAATGTAGAGGTCGTGGTCAGGGCTGAAAAGCTGAACAAAATAGACGTGGGTATTGATTTTCGGGACCTTAAGAAGGCCGTGGCCGGAGTACTGTCTGAACTGGACCATACCAATTTAAACGACCATCCCCGGTTCAGGGACAAAAATCCCTCATCAGAGAGGTTGGCAGAGTATATCTACCACCGTGTAAAGGAAGATCTCAAGTCTTTTAGCAGAATTGAGTTGGCAAGAGTTACTGTCTGCGAAACACCCGAAACCGGAGTGACGTATTGGGAGAGCTGAGATTATCTGTTTCCGAGACCTTTGTGAGCCTTCAGGGAGAAGGTTTATGGGCAGGATGGCCCTGTTTTTTTATTCGTCTTTCAGGCTGTAATCTCAGGTGTACCTATTGTGACACAAGATATGCCTATAAGGATGGAGAAAAAAGGGATATCCCCGGCCTTATCGAGGAATGGAGGCAGAACCGGATTGCCCTCGTACAGGTTACCGGAGGAGAACCGCTCTTGCAGCCTGAGACGCCCGTACTGCTCGATGGCTTGGTGAGTGCAGGCGCCAAGGTACTTCTGGAGACCAACGGGAGCCTGGCCCTTGGGAATGTCCCCAGGGCAGTAACCAAGATAGTTGATCGAAAGACCCCTGGGAGCGGCATGGAGGGATTTTTTCTTGAAGAGAACCTTCGTTGGCTGAATCAGGGGGATCAACTCAAATTTGTGATAACAGACCGGAAGGATTATGAGTGGGCAAGGGAAGAGGTTATCAGATTGCATCTTCCATGTTATACAGAGGTCTTGTTTTCTCCTGTATGGGGAGGACCGGCCCCTTTTCGTCTGGCTGAATGGATTATAGCAGACAGGCTTTCTGTGAGGCTCCAGATCCAGTTGCATAAAATCCTCTGGGGAGAGAAAAGAGGTACTTAGATTTGAAAAGGCGTTGACAGGATTATTTAAATAATGTAAAAGCATTTTGAAGTAAATTCTGAATGGGGGTTCATTTATCCTAAGTTCTTATTTTTATTAGATGTTGGGCCTTCGGGGGGAAGGAAACGGGAAAAATGATTACTATTGATTATTCAATAATTGCAGAGATTATTGGTTATTTGATTCTGTTGGTTATACTGAAT
This DNA window, taken from Deltaproteobacteria bacterium, encodes the following:
- a CDS encoding YggS family pyridoxal phosphate-dependent enzyme, encoding MILQNLEALKSRMAKAAQRSGRRPEDVHLLAVTKTVPVERIREAISSGQRLFGENYVQEAAKKRESLGNLFYETEWHFIGHLQRNKVRLAVQLFDCIETVDSLKLARALDHHAKAAGKRLSVYIQVNVAGDPRKSGLSPEELPVFLAEASELSGIDICGLMTMPPWDPAPESSRPWFRVLRDLRDKTNAGLGYSTGLRELSMGMSQDFEVAIEEGATVVRIGTALFGRRECSIGKRDV
- the queD gene encoding 6-carboxytetrahydropterin synthase QueD, producing the protein MFEVSIRTHFSAAHYLRNYPGNCEHLHGHNWNVEVVVRAEKLNKIDVGIDFRDLKKAVAGVLSELDHTNLNDHPRFRDKNPSSERLAEYIYHRVKEDLKSFSRIELARVTVCETPETGVTYWES
- a CDS encoding 7-carboxy-7-deazaguanine synthase QueE, translated to MRLSVSETFVSLQGEGLWAGWPCFFIRLSGCNLRCTYCDTRYAYKDGEKRDIPGLIEEWRQNRIALVQVTGGEPLLQPETPVLLDGLVSAGAKVLLETNGSLALGNVPRAVTKIVDRKTPGSGMEGFFLEENLRWLNQGDQLKFVITDRKDYEWAREEVIRLHLPCYTEVLFSPVWGGPAPFRLAEWIIADRLSVRLQIQLHKILWGEKRGT